The nucleotide window AATTTCAAGACTTTGTAATAATAACTCCATATATTGTGAAGTTTTAATTCCTTTTTGAAGAACTCCTTTGTCAGCTTGAAATTCATGAATAGATTTGAGTGATTTTCTATAAAAATAGAGTAACGGATTAAACCAAAAAAAGGAGATGTAAAATTCACTTAAAATAACATCCCAAGAATGTTTTAGTTTAATATGTATTTTTTCGTGTTCTACAATTTGTTGATTATATTTTTTAAATTCTTTTTTAGGAATAAATATCCATTTGAAATATGAAAATATTTCTGGAACATCAGCAAATACTAACTTATATCCATCTTCTCTTTGAATTATTGACTTATTTTTTATAATAAATATAGATCTTGTATTAATTAAAATTCTGATTAAATAAACAATAACAATCAAAAAATAAATAACTATCAATATTGAATTGAAATTTAAAAATGAAGAGGCTAATTCTTTTTGATTACTATCAAATACTTGGTGATTTTGAGAATTAACTATATACTCAAATAAGGGAACTTCTATAATTTTTGAAGATAAAACAGGAAACAAGTTACTTAAAATAGGTAGCAAGATAGAAACAGGAAGTAATAATATTAATATTCTTCGATTTATAATATGAAAAGTTAATCTGTTAAAAAACAGTATGTATATAAAGTATAATACAGAAAAAATACTAGTTACTTGTATTAGGTATACTAAAATATTACTCATTTTTTGCTTTTAATTTTTCAATTTTACTTTCTAGCATTCCTTTCATTTTTTCTAACTCTGTAAGATTTAAATCTTCATTATTAGTAAAAAATAATGCAAATTTACTAGCAGATCCGCTAAAAAAATTACCTATCACATCTTTCATGTGTTTTTTGAAATAAGTATCTTTTGATATTCTAGGATAATACTGCCTTACTTTACCAAATGTTTCAAATTTTAAAAATTCTTTTTTAACCAATACTCTTACTACCGTTGATATTGTAGTGTAGGCTGGTTTAGGTTCAGGGAATTCTGCTACTATATCTTTTAAAAATGCTTTTTCAAGTTTCCAAGCATATTTCATTACTTGTTCTTCAGCTTTTGTTAATTCATTCATAAGGCAAATATATAAATATTTTTAAATTACGACTACAAATATAGTAATATAACTATATTTGTAGTCATAAAGTTTTCTTAATAGGATAAATTATAGCGGTGTATTTTTTAAAAATTATTATTTTTGATGAAAAGAGTTTAATAAATATGTTTCAGAAATATTTAGTAGCAACTATTTTAATAGTTAATGTGTTTTTTAGTTTTGGTCAAAGTAAAGATTACCAGG belongs to Tenacibaculum sp. MAR_2010_89 and includes:
- a CDS encoding BlaI/MecI/CopY family transcriptional regulator translates to MNELTKAEEQVMKYAWKLEKAFLKDIVAEFPEPKPAYTTISTVVRVLVKKEFLKFETFGKVRQYYPRISKDTYFKKHMKDVIGNFFSGSASKFALFFTNNEDLNLTELEKMKGMLESKIEKLKAKNE
- a CDS encoding M23/M56 family metallopeptidase, encoding MSNILVYLIQVTSIFSVLYFIYILFFNRLTFHIINRRILILLLPVSILLPILSNLFPVLSSKIIEVPLFEYIVNSQNHQVFDSNQKELASSFLNFNSILIVIYFLIVIVYLIRILINTRSIFIIKNKSIIQREDGYKLVFADVPEIFSYFKWIFIPKKEFKKYNQQIVEHEKIHIKLKHSWDVILSEFYISFFWFNPLLYFYRKSLKSIHEFQADKGVLQKGIKTSQYMELLLQSLEIQKPNNLYNYFNQPILKKRITMMTKPKSKNLSKLIYIVLFPVFTILTLAFTKPSSTNDSFIKTINISNLVSNPPSLFPVKNASKKDITSLFGKFRKNSIIKKKVVHGGIDIKASIGTPVIATADGIINKASLENAWGNLIIITHANGYETWYAHLNDFNVIKNQKVKKGDIIGFVGNTGRSLGPHLHYEVKQNGKRLNPLNFIK